The sequence below is a genomic window from Aspergillus nidulans FGSC A4 chromosome V.
GTATTCAGCCACTCGCCAAGACAAGCATCGACACGAAGCAGGCATCTGGAGCTGCCTTGAGGAGTTTCCGGTTCAGGACTTGTCGCCGAATCGGATGCAGGAATACCATTCGACTGGCTCGATGCGACTCTGGATTGACGAAGAGATTCTATATCGTTATGGTTCTGACTGATCCCGGAGCTTATAGCGATAGCCGTCTGCACGCACCGGAGGAAAGGGGAGGTATGTATGATGATTCTACGCTTCTGCTTTCGTTCTCGAAGACGATGGGAGTGTGCGATCGGATCATGGTCTCCTTGTGCGGGTCTATCCAACTGATCTTCCAACGCCCGCACCTCGTTGATTATCCGCGCTCCAAGCGCGCGCGACTGAAGCCAGCCACCGTACGACAAAGGAGGGTCATATGGGGTCGGGGAAGTCAAGTGCCATTCCTTGTTGGCAGCATCTAAGCGCGCACCATGTCTAGAATAGGAGACGTGTCAGTAGGAGACCAGAACACTATAAACTGAGAGGTGCTACCACATACCGGACAATGAAAATCGCTGCCGGAGGCTTGCCCATGGCCGCGGTGCAGGAAAGCGCGCGGGAGATGAGTCAGGTCAAGGTAGAAATCTGCCCACAGGACTGAGTGAATGAACAGAAAAGCCAGGGGCCTGCCAGAAGACAGGCTTCCAGTCTCAGTGTACCTGGTAACTGTTGTTTGGGCGGGGTAAAATAAACTGTCAGGGCATCCTCAGTCGGACGCGGAGGCAGGGCGACACGAGGTCTGCAGCACACGAATCAGCGGGTAAAGGATAAGAAAAGTGGCATGATGACAGCTCCGCTACCTGCATGGCTTGGGAGTAAAGAATTATTTCAACTTTCCACCTCGCCCGTCATGAAATGTGAGTAAAGGCTTGAAGAATTTCTCGACCATCACGggacaaagagaagaaatccTCTTCTTGGCATTCTTATTGCGGGCCTGGCGGCATGTGAATATGGCTCCTTACGTCAGCCGCTAAGGGGGTTCACTGTCTAGAGTTTCATTGTTGGATGGAATAAATTGCCCATCAATGAGATGGCGGGGTTGAGGTTCGTCTTCCTTAGCGACGTCGTGTGATTAGAGATCAATTGCTTGTTCTGCGAGTTAAGAGGTTGAATTAGGTAGGTCGTTCGGCACTATCGAGTCGGAGTGCGGTAATCTAAGCGCGACCCCATCATGACAGCCTTTAACCTCTCATGGAATCCTTGCTATTGTGCTTCCTATAAGACGAACACAAGAAGGAATGCATCATCAACGATGATCCCTTCTTTATATGGGTGAGGAGTCGAGATCGTTCCTAAGATAAACATATTCCCCGCGTCCAGGTACCGTCGGTTATCTGGATTCCTGCGGAACCGGGTATGGGAGCGGACCCATCCATTGCCTAATTTATGAGCGAGTGATGATCCAGCTGGATATTCCGCTTCAGACGGTTGCGAACACTGAAATAAATGCAGAAACAACTGCAGAACTACTGCACAGCAGCGTTACTTGCTCTTCGAAGCCCGCTCTGAACCCGCCCGAGATTTGAGTCGCAAAATAAAGACCCCGCGTGACCACGAACCTGGAACGCTATTAACCACGATATCCCTCGAGAAGGTTATACAAATTCGACAGCGTCGAGACGTATACATTGTCTTCTTGGTGTTAGGGTCGGCTTGGGATACACATGTTGGAGGGTGGAACGTAGCCATGACGTGCACCTGCTGGCTGTCGTTGACTGGGATCTTCCCAACAGCCAATGGCTCATGCTTGCACCAGACGGTCTCACTAGGGGGAGGTTAGATTATATGGTCGATTTGCAAGGGTTCAGTTTGCTCTGGCAGGTGTGGGCATACCAGCGTTCGTGCGTATCTCCAGAGAGCTATCGGACCTCGATTGCTAGGCTAACCTTGCACCTTGCcctttgttcttgctccttgTTGGTTAATGGCATGTTGGAATGTCGCTGGCGTTTCGAATGCCTTGTTGGTCTATAGCATCAGCGCTCCCTGTGTTATCATCTATTCccgccctcctcaacctgcaGCTGACGTCTGGCAGTTATTCCTGCTACTCCGTAACCAACCCAGCTTTCATTTCCACATTGCAGGGTTACGTCTAGGCTTATTCCGTATCGACATTCATCATGCCTGCACATCACTAGGATATATGACGTCTGTTCAAGTGACGCCGTGTGGTGTGACCACGGGATTGATAAGATGGCATATAAGTGGACCGTCAAGCTGAAGCCGGTCTTTCCATCAGCTGATTGGACAGAAGCCCGCCTTAGGATTCTATTGCGGCCCGATTCCCAGACACATGCATATAAGCTCGCTAATCAGCTAGAAAATTGGACATGCACAGCCAACTGTCTACAGGCCGGTGGAGGAGTCGCGCTTTAAAAACTCCAGGGCATGCACTGTTATCGCAGTAGAGTAGCGGTGGGCTCAGCCTGATACGAGTCCACACCAAGCAACCCAGTGTTCGAGTACCCTGGCGTCGTGAACTGAAATACGGATAGGCGAGTGTTTAAGTTGACGTCGATTTGTCTCGGGACTGCCCGGGTCCCCTATTCGGAATATCGCGGGTAATAAACATCGAAATAAAGACACCTTTTCAACTCATAAATCATGCCACTTGGTTTAGTCAAGACGACTCAATGATTAGGATACTTCCGCCACTGCTCACTTAATAATGCTCTTCTGTGCCGTTACCGACAGTCTTGGCCATGGTCGCGTGGGCTGTTCTCCTGCTGGCTGTAGTGGCTGCGACGCTGCTCCACCTACTCTATAACTATTCCCGCCTAAAGTCCGTTTCGGGGCCCATCCTCGCTGCATTCACAGATGCCTGGAGGGCAAATGCACAgcggtcatcatcatcttctgaATACGGCCGACTTCTGAAAGAGTTACATCGCAAGTATGGGGTTGCTGTGCGTCTGGGGCCGGGGTTCGTGAGTTTAAGCGAAGTGGGGGATATTACAAGAGTTTATCATACTCTGCTCCAGGACGAGGTCTGTTTATCTGGACCCCCAGCCCTTGAATGGTGGATAGCTAACTGGATTTAGGTGAGGCGACTTGGTCAGGAAGCCCCCCTACCTGAGCATCAGACGGTGCAGTATGAGAGCGCCGCTGATACTGCCATGCGCAACCTTGTCCACACAGTACGCCGATGTAGGACAGTGGACATGACGACTTTACTGCATTTCTTTGCGGATGAAGTGAACACCCGATTGTTCTGGAGCGCCTGCGCTCCCTCTGCCGCTTCCAGCGCCTCTAGCCGAACCCATCGAATCCAACCTAGCTTTTCATTCTTTGCAACAATAGAAGAATTGGTCCTACGTGGCCCTGTTGCCCTTCTTAAGAGAGAGCGGCTGTCCTGTTATTGCCTTTCAGGCGACGTATCAGCAAAGATATACGGGAATGAGCTTGTGCTACCTACCGGCCCCAGCGCTACCCGCAAACTTGCCATTAGTGCACCCGAcggcctcatcctcgctgcGAGCATTCAGATTATAACGAAGGCTTTTGTCTCtgtgttcttcttccttctgaaCAATCCTTTGATTATGCGCAGACTCCGACAGGAGATCGAGAGTATTCCCCGGTTCCGTAATCGAACTAAACTGCCCTCCTCGAGGGACCTTGGTGGCCTATACTATCTTGATGCTGTTTTCAAGGAAACAATGAGACTTGTCATACTTCAGAGCCAGCCAATGGAGGTCCGAGTCACATTTGAATCTCTATACATATCATCCAAGCATGTCCCGCGTGGGACAGTGCTTTCATGGCATCCTCACGTTGTACTAACAAACGACGCCATATATGAGAACAACCTTTATGTGTTCCGGCCAGAACGATGGCTTACTCCGAACCGACAGCGGCAGACCTTGATGGAGGCCTCTCTCTTACCATTTATGGTTTGTCGAATTCATTACCCAAAGCTGGAAGCTGCTtggctgttgttgaaaaAGACGGTCGTGGTGCTACTGAGGGAATTCTGTGATGTAAGTTTGTCTTGGTTGCTCTGCAGCAGTCTGTCAATATCGTTGAGGTCACGGCACGATTCGTTTGGGGGCTTGCTAACCAGCAGCTTCCTTTAGATCAATCTAACCCAGACTGAGGGTCAGACTGTTGCGGATGGGATGGAGCTTCCCCCCTGGTCTATGGTAGTGGATTTTATACCGAGGCCTGCAACAGCGGAGGAATATGTTGGGCAACTTCTTTAGAGGTGTCAAAATGCTTGGACTCTCTCGGTGCCTAATACATAATCGTCAATTCAACACTTGCATCTTCCTCCCTCATAGATTCTCTATGACCGCACTAGGCTGCCCATGGCTCTTCAAGATGACCAAGCCAGCCGGTGTACAGAAGATGCATCGTAGTAACCCAACCTGAAGACACTGACATTCCGTTTCATTTAGACTCCTGTGGCGTTATATGGTTGTGTTAACGGCACGGGACGCCAATCGTAGCCCTTCTGCTTATTGGTATCATTGCAGAACGAATTTCGGGGCGCGTCTCCTTATTGCTTGAATCACCCGTTTTCACCGTTGTTTCATTGGGCTGAAGAATCGACCCCCTAATGCAGTTCCTGCAAGTGACGGGTTAAATTACATCCTATTATAACACAACGACTATGTCAATCTTCACGACCACCTGAACTTACATACCAAAGGCTTGACCAAGCCCGTACGACATCTCATACAGTCTGCTAGTAACATGTCAATAATTCCGCAACCGGTATCTGACAATTCGAGAGGAAAGCCATAATAGCGAAATATCTGAAGATACAGCAAGCTTTGAGAACGCCCGCGCCACCGGCCCCAGGCAACCGAGAAACTCTTCCATTCTGTGACGTGGGCCTCGGGGTAGTTAAAGGCAGTTCCCTTAGCGTTTGGGACCGAATGGCTGCCAGTAAGACGGGATGGGCTGTTGTTCACGTTGGCGACGGCCTGGAGAACGACGGCCGCAATCCCATGATCAGACACTCGGATAATTGGCGACCTTTCAATGTTATCAAGCACCTGCCACATATGCTCAATATTTGCTGAACACGATGGCGGCCATGAACTTGGCCAGCAATTGGGTGCTATTGTGATGCCCCGTTATGAATTATACCATAACCTCAATACAACCTATAACTATAAGGATGAGAGAGGAAACAGTCGCCGGCGCAATAGTTACATTATCGAGGGATAGAGCGTCAGACAAGGAAAGTATCGTGTTCGCAAATCTTCCCAGTCCCTCAAGGCAAGAGAACGTGCTTACAAGTGGCTCCTAAAAGCCAGTGACATGGGCCTCGTTAGAGTACCTCCATCGCATCTGGGCAGACATCTAAATGTATGGTTCGATCTGTTTCGCATTTATAACATGCTTGCCTGACATTCTGGCTAACGTGATTAGATCAGATTTTGTGAGTACTGATATCTTTCGGCGCACATCTATGTCTTCATGAATGAAATTCATCCCTCACAAGCGCTATTCcataacgtggttggtaagcgagctgcgcatgtaagcgagctgcgcacccaaccacttttttacatgctgacgcggtcatctatcttccaacagccaccatgccccgagttcgcgttagttcaagccaaaattgccatgagaaggaaggtcggctcctactggctgtacaggctattaaaaaaaaggagattacatcaatacgcgaggcagcacgtcgcttcaatgtgcctgaatctacactacgtacgcgactacgcgggactacaaatcgcgccgaatctcgcgcaaatggccataaattgactgagattgaagaggaagtgcttaagcagtggattctctctttagatctacgcggagcagctcctacaaaagctcatgtacgagaaatggctaatattctgcttgcaaagcgtggttccaccccaatccagactgtcggccagaaatgggtatataattatactcaacgccacccggagcttgagtctcgcttgtcaaggcaatacgactgccagcgagcaaagcaagagaacccaaaggttattcaagcatggtttaacaccgtacgagccacaatcgaacaatacgggatcctaccggacgatatctacaactttgatgagactggctttgcaatgggcctttgtgcacatcagaaagtgattaccaagtcagaatcatgtggccgaagaccagttctacagccaggaaaccgtgaatgggttactgcaattgagtcaatcagtgcttctggatgggcacttccaccaacacttatctttaagggcaagcagtataaccaagcatggtttacaggccttccgcccgactggcgatttgaaattagtacaaatggatggacaactaatgattcattagccttcgctggcttcagaagcaatttatcccgtcaacagagcatcgtacgcgcggaagatatcaacttctagttcttgatggccatggaagccatcttacaccagagtttgatcaaatctgtacagatcataatattataccactctgcatgccggcacattcctcccatcttctacaaccacttgatattggatgttttgcagttttgaagcgctcgtacgccagcttggttgatcagaaaatgcggcttggcatcagccatattgacaaacttgatttccttgcagcctatccacaagctcgaatcagcacatttaagctggatacaatcagaaacagttttcgagcagcaggactagtgccattgaatcctgaaccagtgctttcaaagcttagtattcaggctcgtacgcctacaccccctggaagccgtggcagccaggcaagcactttttgcccacatacaccagcaaatgttgatgagcttctaaagcaagcttctttactcagagattttctcaaacagcgctcaaaaagtccaccatcaccgtcccataatgccctaaaccagctaattaaaggctgtcaaattgcaatgcaaaagggcatactattggagcaagagaatagggcgctacgtgctgaaaatgctatacaaaggcgaaagcgagctcgtacgcatagatggataactcatgataatggtctgtctgtacaagaggctacagagctcgaggaagctcataatgcgtcttttcaggcaatacctggtccatgcgggccaccagcagaaggtgcacaaacaccaaaggcacgggcattacctacatgtagtacctgccatagaattgggcatagaagaaatgcttgtccaaataaataataattaatataaaggcgttgtggttgattaaaaggtcaaaatatgggaaatctgtatgcaggtgcgcagctcgcttacatgcgcagctcgcttaccaaccacgttagcCTTTGGATTACAAGATACGTCATAGCGGATACGCAAAAAAGGGACCATACTCGATATTGGTATTAGAACGCAAAGGGTCTTGTGATGACTTTAGACTACCTTCTCCCGGTCCGTGCTTCAGAGACTTCAACTCCGACTGCATGCTCAGTCCAGAAAATGGTTGCTATTTCTGGCCTGCAGAAGTTCTTGCCCCTTGATTCCCTGATTTTATGCGACGTTGGCGCACGGTGGACCATGCCCAGCGGCGAGCTTTCTCCACGTTTCATGTTTATCCGCGAGCGTGTCAAGCGCCCTGACTCCTGCTTGCCGGACATATTAAAGATTAATCTATTCCAGTTCAAATATTCAACCGTTGTTTCTGCACATTTCGGCCCGTTCCACATCTGGAAATGCTCTGCTGCAGCGGCTTCGTATTGATCATATCAAAAAATACGGGTACGACCTGACTCGACGTATAAAGAGTAAAGCTCTGGACATAGGCCATGAAACCCAGGTGAATCGCAAAAACGAGGACTAACACCATGCAGCCCCTCCACACTCTTCTTGCCttgcttcctctttgccGGTCAACAACCGCTCTTCTCGCTTTCCCCGGCGCAGAAGGGTTTGGTGCCAACGCCgtcggcggccgcggcggcgaTGTCTATGTTGTTACGAACCTGGAGGACTCTGGCGAGGGATCGCTTCGCGATGCCGTTTCGGAAACCGATCGCATTGTCGTCTTTGCAGTTGGCGGCGTGATCAACATTGAAGACCGGCTTGTTGTCTCCAAGCGCGTTACGATCCTTGGCCAAACGGCGCCTGGAGACGGGATCACAGTTTATGGCAACGGATGGTCATTTTCCAATGCGGATGACGCGATAGTAAGATACATTCGAGTGTACGTCTCTCTTACAAGCCCCTTCCAAGCAGAATGATCAAGTTGCTGACTGATACCGGCGACAGTCGAATGGGCCGCGGCGGCGACAGCGGCAAAGATGGCATCACCATAGCCGAAGGCTCCAACATGATTTTTGACCATGTCTCCGTCTCATGGGGCCGCGATGAGACATTCTCGATCAGCGGGACGGCCGAGAATATCACTGTGCAGGACAGCATTATCGCACAGGGCCTGGAGACGCACTCATGCGGTGGACTCATGCAAACAGATGGTGGTGTCTCACTATTCCGCAACCTGTACATCGACAATAAGACACGAAACCCCAAGGTCAAGGGTGTCAACGAGTTTACAAACAATGTTGTTTATAACTGGGGTGGTGGCGGTGGATATATTGCCGGGGACTCGAGTGGACAATCTTGTAAGTCTCCTCTTTGTCTCTTCCCATTTTCCCTCAGTGGTAGATACTAACAATAGACACAACAAAGACGCAAATATAGTTGGAAACTACTTCATCAGCGGGCCCTCTACGTCCGTCACGGCTTTCACGCGCGGCAACGAGAACTTCCACGGCTATGTTGAAAACAACTATTACGATCCCGACCAGGACGGAACTTTGAACGGGAACGAGCTCGGCGTGTCCTCTTCAAACTACGGCGGTATGGATATCGTGGACACAAAATACGATTATCCCGCTGCTCAATATATCATGACACCGGACGAAGCCGTCAGCTATGTTACTGAGAGTAAGTTCcctccagccttcttcctcctaTCCAAGTTAGGTGACAATGTGGCTGATGTGAATGTGTAGATGTCGGCGCCTCTCTTGTCCGTGATGGTGTGGACTCCAATCTCATCGACCAGGTTTTGTCGTACGGAACAGACGGGGCCTTGATctcggatgaggatgatTTCGGCGGCGTTGGGGACCTGGACGGTGGCGAGACTCCTACAGACACAGATGGAGATGGGATCCCCGACGATGTTGAGACGCAGCTTGGGACGGACCCGAATATTGCTGATTCCACGGAGATTGATAGTAGTACTGGGTACTCGTGGTTGGAGGTCTGGGCAAACTCGTTGGTTCCGGAGGGATACGCGAGTACTCGGAAGTGTTAGGATGTGACGGGCTGTGAATTCCGTTGTTCTGTATGTAAGGTCTTATTGACATTGTTTATTGATGTTAATCTATTCTGTCCCTCAGATGATTTACGAGAAATCACTGCATAAGCAACCCTGTCTAGTCCAGTGATTTGTCTCGTAAGACTCGATGCCCGAGGAAGAAAACAAATGGATGGCCTACTCAATCCTCACAATCCCCAACCGCtcattctcctccttccctcTTTGACTCCACAGCGGCGGCTCATCTTCACCCTTTTCCTCCTGTCTATCCCCCTCTTCCTTCGTCGCATGGACAGTTCGCGGATCATGCTCAGCCGGAGAATAAATAGTTACGACCTCCAGCGGTACGTCACCAACATTTAGGAACTGGTGCTGCGTGCCCGCTGGCACAATTACTACATCGCCCTGTTTGACGACTTGCTCCTTTCCGGCCACGATGGCTTTGCCAGTGCCGTGTGTGAAGAGCAGGACTTGGTCGACGGCATGTTTCTGTTGAAGTTAAAAAACATTTCCTTCTCTATTGCGCGATCTGGTTGAGAAAGGTGGCTGTTTCAGGGGGAGGTTGGATTCATACTTCGTCGCCGATTTCTCCATTCACGGGAATTTCCATTGCAACAAATTGGGAGTAGAGACCCGTATGGATGACCTTGCGGAAGACCCCAAAGGATCGTGATGGAGAGAGTATCCCCGGGAGGTAGACCATCTCGTTCGGCGGCCGGTTGCTGACCATCCTGTAACCAGAGCTGGGTTTCTGAGTCGAGTAGGGTCTGATTGAGTATAAGCTCGCTGCGGGTAGGGGTATGGATTGTCGTGGTAATTTGGCGCTTCGTAGGACGTTGTTGCAGTACTTATATACCAAGGTCTTGTTCATTGTGATGAGAAGCAATTGTCGATATAGCAGCGCCTGGTCGCGGTTCTTATGTTGCGACTACTGaactggctttgcttccAGACCGTGGTAGTGCCGGGAGTGACGTCGACGGCcgtcatggccatggtcgtAACCTGGCGGCGGAAAAAATCGATAGAGTATTATCCTCAGCCAGTCTGTGTGTTATTATCAACTTGACTTGTTGGCAAATACCGCATTGATTTCTGTAAGTCAAAATAGTCTGTCCTGTAAGATCTGGTTGAGAAAAGCTGAGCAGCACACGTGGACTGTTCGATTGCGGGGCTGCATATCACGGTGGACACGAAAGGTTCGGAACGATCCGATAGAATACTTCTGAGAACCTAAGAGAGACTGATGAACTCCTAGTGATGATAGTACTTCTAATGGCGGACAATGACAGCAACAATTGTAACTTTTTCATTGCATATCTGGGGTTAGCGATCATGGATATGATACCATTATATCTTGAAAGCAAAGCATCAAGTATGGTGTGACGCAGCGCGCATAGTCTGCTCATTCGCGAACATCTCTAATGAACACAAATGGCTCTCGAAGCGCCGTCAAATCTAGAGACTGGTCATTACAGGGACAGACGAATTGCTGCACAGATAACCAGAGGAATGCAGGAACCTCTCGAAACAAGTCAGGGAGAAAAGCCTCATTTGCTGGTATATAGTTCCGTCCTTGTCTTCACCACCAAGCCACTGCAACTCCTCAAGGCACGAGCACACAAGCTAAACAGGAGTTTGCGCGGGCGACTGTTGGGCAAAGAATAGCGACACACCTCGCAGCGAGACACTGACAACAAATGCCCAGCGTTGTGAATTATGCTACTGGCGGCGAAGGGATCATATTATCCGCCATTGTGACCGTCAGGGTGTCTATACCCTATATTGAGAGGCAAAAGGAATGCAACGCGCTGCACAATACTCAAGGTCAGTCGAGGAAGGAGCAGGTGAGCATGTTTGGCGCGGACGACAGCCATCCAGGGGATGCAGCAGACTGAGACCGTTCATGAATTAGACGGAATATTTAGATGAGATAGTCGCCGCAAACAATAAGCTTGGAGGATATGCGGCAGGGGAAAATGCTGAGTGCTGGGAAAGGGGCGGACGCAATCCAATATGTATAGGCTTGACGGGTTACCCGAGCCTTGAGGTTTGGGGTCTTGCATATTGGCCATCGCAAGCAGGGGCGCTGGTAATGGTAATGGAATGCCGCGGTGAACGTAGTAAGTATGGACTGCATTAAGATAACCAACCTGCAAGATGCCAGTTTTCGGTATCGTGTAGCGATACCTATAGACACGGACTATACGCAGAGTAGGCCTCTGGCCTGCATATAACCCTACTCACAGCCTACTAAGCCACTCGTAGGTGTTTGTACCAGCCAGCGTAGCTAAGATGCCAGTCTGGGTGGAATTACATGCAGGTCAGAACGCGTAGGTGTTGAGATTTTTGCTCAAAGATCCCCGCTCGACCAATTCTCATACTGTCAATGTTGGATACCTCTTCCGTAAACGTTTTTCTCATCTAAAACGAGTAGGCAAGTACGCGAAGTATCCGGGCAGCGGGCCCAGGGGAGACAGGTCTTTAGATTTTTATTGACAGTATTACTTCCGAAGTCCcactggagaagacgatcGCTCAATTGGACTTGGGCCAACGCGATACCTCGATGATCCCGTTTGATCGCCACCACTTGCGCGATATGCTTCTGAGACTTTTATGTCGACGGAGCACGCTCATCCGAACATGAAGCTGGAGTTAAGACCCCGGAGGTGTTCCTGATCGACCAATAACCGCAAATCAACCAAGGTTTAGCGTTCTTTGCGACGGCAGCCGTCGCATTGCTGCCGTTATCTTCCCGAGCTCTTGAATATGTGCAGGATTGTTGCAGAATAATGCAGGACACTTATTCTTAAAAGGCAGAGTGCTGTTACAGCGCATCATAGAAGCTACTCAGAGTAGGCTGGGCGCACACACTGCGCCGTCTGGGATTTCCACTCGGGGGCTCTCAGGTTCAAGCGTTCGTCCGATGCATAATGGGACGTGAGTGGGGTCGCTGATACCATAGCGGTCGTGAGGTGGGGACCTTCCCACCCAGCCGAGTTTGTCCGTGTACATTGACAGAAGTGATAGCTTCAAGTGTTCGGTTCCGAGGGGTCGTGAATTCGcacccctccacctcctgcTGCAATATCGTAGCCCTCGTCAGCAGAGTGACGTCGTCTCACATAAGGCCTCGCGCCACCAAGTATACCAAGAGCGCCCCTTCGTCTATAGTCTTGCGATTAACCGAGATTGGAGACGGATCAGCCAAACTTCTGATTTGTCTGCTGCGTCTTGGGACTGGTCTGACGCCGCTGCCGAGAGCCCGTATCTCCCCCAGGGGGCCCAGTCACGGTAGTGGCTAGCCGCATCGTTTCATCTGTGCTATGGGTCAGGGCCTGTGGCTGGCTCCCACACCAGGCCGGGTAGGTTTAACCCTCATGGATCATCTGTAGGCCGCTGGAACGAGCAGGTGTCAGCATCAAGCAGTCGAAGTCAATGGGGGCCGTAAAGCAAGATCATTGGTCACCTTGGAGGCGAGCTCCGAAGCTCTTGAGTAATAATAGTCTGGAGTAATGACGGGAAGAAAGtgaggagagaggaagaaggacgcCAAGAAACACGGCGACGGCACAGTTGCCTTTGCAAGCAACACCAGCCTCAGGTTCcagagtacagagtaccttgcgcttcttcagccaaTCCCCCACCTTCTTTTCAACTTCATGATCTTTCTCTACAACTCTGCATCTTGAATACGTTAAATCTCGAACAGTCCAGACCTCACCCACGACGTGCTGTCAATCCCCCAGATCCTCTCCAGATTTCCACTTTCCAGTCCCCTCCCCCGCGCTGTCTCGCCGATCGAAGGCCCACAGTGGGTGTGAAGTCGACGCACACTCATCTGTCGAGGTGGATCGCGATATCCAACGATGTCACTCGA
It includes:
- a CDS encoding protein CYP5120B1 (transcript_id=CADANIAT00003761); its protein translation is MVAWAVLLLAVVAATLLHLLYNYSRLKSVSGPILAAFTDAWRANAQRSSSSSEYGRLLKELHRKYGVAVRLGPGFVSLSEVGDITRVYHTLLQDEYESAADTAMRNLVHTVRRCRTVDMTTLLHFFADEVNTRLFWSACAPSAASSASSRTHRIQPSFSFFATIEELVLRGPVALLKRERLSCYCLSGDVSAKIYGNELVLPTGPSATRKLAISAPDGLILAASIQIITKAFVSVFFFLLNNPLIMRRLRQEIESIPRFRNRTKLPSSRDLGGLYYLDAVFKETMRLVILQSQPMEVRVTFESLYISSKHVPRGTVLSWHPHVVLTNDAIYENNLYVFRPERWLTPNRQRQTLMEASLLPFMVCRIHYPKLEAAWLLLKKTVVVLLREFCDINLTQTEGQTVADGMELPPWSMVVDFIPRPATAEEYVGQLL
- a CDS encoding uncharacterized protein (transcript_id=CADANIAT00003762) yields the protein MPRVRVSSSQNCHEKEGRLLLAVQAIKKKEITSIREAARRFNVPESTLRTRLRGTTNRAESRANGHKLTEIEEEVLKQWILSLDLRGAAPTKAHVREMANILLAKRGSTPIQTVGQKWVYNYTQRHPELESRLSRQYDCQRAKQENPKVIQAWFNTVRATIEQYGILPDDIYNFDETGFAMGLCAHQKVITKSESCGRRPVLQPGNREWVTAIESISASGWALPPTLIFKGKQYNQACLRWLQKQFIPSTEHRTRGRYQLLVLDGHGSHLTPEFDQICTDHNIIPLCMPAHSSHLLQPLDIGCFAVLKRSYASLVDQKMRLGISHIDKLDFLAAYPQARISTFKLDTIRNSFRAAGLVPLNPEPVLSKLSIQARTPTPPGSRGSQASTFCPHTPANVDELLKQASLLRDFLKQRSKSPPSPSHNALNQLIKGCQIAMQKGILLEQENRALRAENAIQRRKRARTHRWITHDNGLSVQEATELEEAHNASFQAIPGPCGPPAEGAQTPKARALPTCSTCHRIGHRRNACPNK
- the plyC gene encoding protein plyC (transcript_id=CADANIAT00003763), coding for MQPLHTLLALLPLCRSTTALLAFPGAEGFGANAVGGRGGDVYVVTNLEDSGEGSLRDAVSETDRIVVFAVGGVINIEDRLVVSKRVTILGQTAPGDGITVYGNGWSFSNADDAIVRYIRVRMGRGGDSGKDGITIAEGSNMIFDHVSVSWGRDETFSISGTAENITVQDSIIAQGLETHSCGGLMQTDGGVSLFRNLYIDNKTRNPKVKGVNEFTNNVVYNWGGGGGYIAGDSSGQSFGNYFISGPSTSVTAFTRGNENFHGYVENNYYDPDQDGTLNGNELGVSSSNYGGMDIVDTKYDYPAAQYIMTPDEAVSYVTENVGASLVRDGVDSNLIDQVLSYGTDGALISDEDDFGGVGDLDGGETPTDTDGDGIPDDVETQLGTDPNIADSTEIDSSTGYSWLEVWANSLVPEGYASTRKC
- a CDS encoding cupin domain-containing protein (transcript_id=CADANIAT00003764); the encoded protein is MNKTLVYKYCNNVLRSAKLPRQSIPLPAASLYSIRPYSTQKPSSGYRMVSNRPPNEMVYLPGILSPSRSFGVFRKVIHTGLYSQFVAMEIPVNGEIGDEKHAVDQVLLFTHGTGKAIVAGKEQVVKQGDVVIVPAGTQHQFLNVGDVPLEVVTIYSPAEHDPRTVHATKEEGDRQEEKGEDEPPLWSQRGKEENERLGIVRIE